In Pectinophora gossypiella chromosome 8, ilPecGoss1.1, whole genome shotgun sequence, the DNA window gtatctttatttaaaaaggtacacagcaaaattttattttacgagtaCAATTTACAAGCAAAAACCTTAATTCTAACAATTTGCACCTTATGCTACTCTTAAGTCTAATTTCTTATATCTACTGTATTGTTATGACTACTATTTATATACATCCAAATATACAATGTAATCATTTTACTTAGCTATTCCTATTATTGACATGTCTAACAATTTTGATAACATAATTTGCAAATATGTCCCGGTATTTCTTGCTGCTTATCAAAATTTCCAGATTTCCGGCTTCCATTTTTAGACCGGTATGCTGTTCCACATAAAAACGGTCTTGGCCGTGAATAGGACAGTCCAGCAGTAGGTGGGAAACATTTTCAGCTACACTAGGGTCGCAGGCGCACGCTGGGTTGTCCTTGCATTTGAAGCGAGTCAAATACTCGGAGAACCCACCGTGCCCCGTTAGAGCCTGGGTCAACTCCTTGGTGATACTCAGCTTGCGTACCGTCCTGTACGCCTCAACCGCACTCGGGAAAAACAGCTTGGTGGTGGACGCTGTGTGCCCCGTGCTGTATCTCCGGTTCCATTCGTCAAGCGTATCCATGCGGATAAAGCGTTTGACGAATGATACCGGGTACATATCGTAGTCCGGCTTGCGTTTCGACTTTAGGGCAGCCTCCTTTGCGAGCGAGTCGGCTCTCTCGTTACCCTCCAACCCCGCGTGAGCTTTAATCCAGAACAAGGAGACGCTCTTGTTCTGGATGCTACTGCGGTAAATGGCGTCTCTCGATTCCACGGCAAGAGGATGGAGGGCTTCGGGGTTCACGACTGTGAGGAGGGCTGCCATAGAGTCGCTGTATATGGCACAGCTGGTCTCTCTACGTTTCAGGGCCTCCCGAGTGGCTTCGCAGAGAGCGAGAAGCTCGGCCtggtggttaggttaggttaggttaggttaggttaggttaggttaggttaggttaggttaggttaggttcgagGGGTGCTTCTCAGTGGCGTTCGCGTGACCTGTTACGCGGACGACACGCTGGTCACGGCTCAGGCAGGCACGCACCGAGAGTGCATGATGCTTGCCACAGCCGGTGTAGCACATGTTGTGGGCCGCATCCGCCGACTTGGCTTGGAGGTGGCTCTCAACAAGTCTGAGGCCATGTCTTTTCATGGTCCTCGCAACAAGCCGCCGGCTGGGGCGAGCATTGTGGTGGATGGCGTCCCCATTGAGGTACTGCCCAACATAAAGTACCTGGGTCTGGTGTTGGACAGCAGATGGTGCTTCGAGCCCCACTTCCGCCGCTTAGCACCAAAGCTCTCGGCTGCTGCGTCGGCACTTAGCAGGCTCCTCCCGAATATTTCGGGCCCTGGCAATGCCTGTAGGAGACTGTACATGGGAGTCGTGCGGTCCATGGCCCTTTACGGGGCCCCCATCTGGGCAGACACCCTGAATCGCCGTACCATCGCTCTCCTGCGAAGTTCGCAGAGAACGATAGCGATCAGGGTGGCCAGGGGGTACTGCACACTATCCCACGAGGCGGCCTGCCTACTGGCAGGAACATTGCCATGGGACTTGGACGCGAGGGCCCTCGCGTCAGTGTTCCACTGGCGTGAGGAGGCGCGTTCCCAAGGAGCCTATCCAGCTCCAAGGGAGGTAGAAGGCCGACGAGAGGAGCTGCGCCAGGCAGCTCTGGAGGAGTGGCAGCGCAGGCTGGAAACGCCTAGTGCTGGCCTGAGAGTGGTCGAGGCAGTACGTCCCGTGCTGATCCAGTGGGTGGACAGGCGGCACGGTTCCCTCACATACCGATTGTCGCAGATGCTTTCCGGGCATGGATGCTTTGGAAAGTATCTGCACTTGATCGGGAGGGAACCAACCGCTAGATGTCACCACTGTGACAACTGCCTCGTGGACACGGCCCAACATACGTTGGAAGAGTGTCCAGCCTGGGCGGAGCAGCGCGTCGAACTTGGCGCTGTGGTGGGGCGCGACCTCTCGTTGCCCGCTGTGGTCCAGGCCATGGTTGACAGCGAGAGGTCGTGGAAAACAGTTCTCACTTTCTGTGAGGCTGTGATGCGGGCCAAGGAGGATGCGGAGCGGGTGAGGGAAGCAACTTCCACTGATCCCGCGCGGCGCAGACGACCAGGGCGGAGAcggcgggcggatgtcggccatctACCGCCCTAACAACGATGCGGGTCTCTCCCTGTGTGCACTGGACTTGAGGAGGAGGGCACATCAGGGGAGACCCAGGGACGATAAGACCCGAGAGGGCGCAACTACGGAGACCATCACCGTAggagccacgggcggcagactcgggggagtctgtcgttccaCTTACCATCTGGCTCGAGTcggcgttgcgtgcgtgttccgcgcacgccactcacCCTGAACGAGGCGGGGCCTAACAGGCCATccactgccgggtcgcggaagtatgcttcggcgattcccgggtcccgGCAACACAGTGGACGAgatggaacaccgttgggttttagtgggtataccgggtggcgacacccggggagtcccacataaccacgtcgtccccccgggcggcgtggtatgcgtaacgcatttcccaacgttaaaaaaaaaaaaaaaaaaaaaaaaaggttaggttaggttaggttaggttaggttaggttaggttaggttaggttaggttaggttaggttaggttaggttcccccccaatggattctcgccttgtcgtggcgggggggctcagtagctgcatcggcgggtgccgctttagcccaatgatgcagtgaagctaagaagaatccagcgcggcggtggcaaagtccatcgctgcgcaacccgtaacccttagcgctttgtggtggggtGCCAAAGGAacgggggccgcttccacattgagtggagggggccgcgaggagacaacctctgtaaaaaaccgccgggaggaggcgtttcgcctgcgcgcggcggtcgttcgtattgcacggcggccgtcgggccacccgcaaccctcggtattccgaggcgtgggggccgctcccacgcaagtggggggggccgcgaggagacaacctctttaaaaaatccacccggaggaggagggcgcgtggcgccgtcggcgacgggttcggcggccatgaatacatgcccgtcggacaggcttcggccaccgtcgccaaacttgttatcctggttaggtgtcgtggacatgtctcgcggcctaccaggaccaaggggcttgccttggtcggccggcccaagaggagccaacctcaataaaaaacccccaaagtcccggcgttgaggtgccttcgggccttcgcgcggcgtcggggcgccggaaggtggcggagggggtattctccgccagctagcgaccaaccctggggcacctcccgcaccccagcggtattagggttatccgggtacagggggcactgcccggatggaccaccctttcccccatactcgtgggtttaaaaatggaacattcaaaaaataatatagccgAAGTTTCGGAGCTGAGAGGAGGAGGCAGAGAGGGAGAAAAGGGAGAAGTTGAAGGAGAAAAGAAAAAGCGTGCTCCGGCACAGACGTTTTGCGGCCGTAAAGCGGGCACTAAGTCCGCGGGGCACCCTGCGATGCAACTGGGaaccaccaccccggaagcgtTGCAGGGCCCTGGTCTAGGCGCTTGCGCCAGCCGTCTCCGGAAGGGGACTGATGAGGAGGGAGTTGACTCCGGAGAGCCGATCCTTAGCGGCAAGGATCGGCTACTCGAAGTCGAGAAGGGGCGCCGACTAAGCGTTGTGGTAACACGATGCGACACGCCAGTCACCGCGAAGTCCGCTAGCCGGGAGGAGGAGTCTATGGACTCGGACGACGACTCCTCCTGCACTAGCATGGTGACTGTGGGGTCGGAGCTGTCGGTTGGAAAACGGTTCCTGAAAAGGAACCGGTCAGACCTCGAGATGGAGGAGGACTCAGGTGACTCTGCTGGGTCGCCCCTTGAAAGGGAGGCTATTAGGTCCAAGAGAGGGAGAGGACGCCCGCCCTCCACCGGGAAGTATGTgggcctggccgcagccagggccGCATATAACCGGGAGCTGGCGGAGAGTCTCCGGCTTGTGGCCGAAGCGGAGGTCGCTGACGTGGCTCGAGGAGCtagggaggctagggcctctcTACAGCCCAGCCCCCAACCAACGACTCAGGAGGAGGAAGAGCAGCAGACGTCCGCTGCCTTAACTAATGTTGTGAGGACCTCGCTGGAGACCATTACGATGGTCGCCACCAGGTCCTCTCAACTTAAGGGGACGTACGTTCGGGCCCTGAAGGACGCCGTAAAGGGCATCCAGGACGCAATGTCCCAGATCAGGGCCCGGACAATGTCGGATGAAGTTACGCGGCTGGAAGCCGCGAACTCCCAGTTGAGGAAGGAGGTCGCTGACCTGCGCCGCGACCTCCAGgagttgcggcagcgaccaGCTCAACAACATCCAGAGCCAGGTCTCCGGCAACTGTTGGAGGAGGTCTCTCGGGCGAATGTCGAAGCGTTCGGCACTATGCTGAACGCTAGACTGGCCGGCATTGAGGACCGCCTCCTGCCGGAACCCCGTCGACGGCCGCCACTTGCAGCAGACGCCAAAGCTGCCAGGGCAAACCCTGCTCCCAAAGAGCCAGCGGGGGCCCCGGTCGCTCCCACAAGCGGCAGTGCCCGCCCCATGGCAGGGCCAGGCGCAAAGCCAAAGCCCGCCAAAGAGGCTCCCACGACCAGCCAGGCCTCTTCTGCTCCCCCttcttcgggaaagaaggggaaaAGCAAGAAGAAAAGCCTGGCTGCACAGGAGGCAGCAGAGGCACGGCGTCAGCCTGCCTCCACACCGGAGGAGCTGCCCTGGACGGCAGTTGTCGGCCGAAAGGCCAAAGCCAAGGCCAAGGCGGCCAAAGTTGTGAAGGAGTCGCCAAAGGTCCAGCCCACGGCGCGCGCGAAGGTGAGGCTCCGCACGCCCAAGACCGCAGCAGTGACGCTTACCTTGATGCCAGGGGCCGAAGAAAGGGGCGTCACATATGCGTCTATTCTTATGGACGCTAAGCAGCGCGTCCGTCTTGCGGACCTCAAGATTGATAGCTTGAGGTTCCGCAGGACAGCAACCGGGGCCCGTATGCTGGAGGTTGGGGGCGAGGCCTCCGCTGAAAAGGCGGACTCCCTGGCCAGCAAACTCAAGGAGGTTTTGAGCCCTGAGGCGGTCCGGGTCGCCAGGCCTGTGAAGCGGGCGGAAATCCGCGTCACGGGGCTGGACGATTCGGCTGACGCTTTTGAGGTGGCGGAGGCGATTGCCAAGGAGGGAGGGTGCTCCTCCGAAGCAATCAAGTGCGGCAGGATGGTGGTGGGTCCGCGGGGAGACGGCTCCCTCTGGGTGAGCTGCCCCGTCACCGCTGCCAAAAAGGTGGCCGGCTCCGGCCGGGTCCAGGTCGGATGGACCTCGGCAAGAGCGAGGCTCCTCAGCCCAAGACCCATGAGGTGCTTCCGCTGCCTGGAGCCGGGCCATATGGGGGTTAAGTGCTCCTGTGAGTTCGACCGCAGCCgactgtgcttccgctgcggacAACCGGACCACAGGGCACGAGATTGTGACGCCGAGCCTCACTGCCCAGTGTGTGAGACTGCGGGCAAGCCGGCGTCACATTCGATCGGTGGGAGCGGCTGTATTTCTGCGGCAAACCAGCCAAAGAACCAGGCCCCCGAGAGGAAGAGCGCCCCGAAGACCAAGGGGAAGCGCAAGGCCAAGAAGGCCAAGGCCAAGAAGGCCGGGGTGGAGCGGATGGATACCATTCAATGAATGGATCCTGCTCCACCctaacggggacctgtggacggtggtcgggggaccgccgtccacaacataggtcccgtgctgtagggctgcccaagtgttccgggcagccctcggcggtgggggaggcgcttgatgcgcccccataggcgctgggcccaagagggcatccgccggcggggacgcggttgtgtgcaattgcgttcccgcatccccgccacatggcggcgaggaggaacaccgttgggttttagtgggtataccgggtttcccggggagtcccacataaccacgtcgtccccccgggcggcgtggtatgcgtaacgcatttcccaacgttaaaaaaaaaaaaaaaaaaaaaaaaaaaaaaaaaaaaaaaaaaaaaaaaaaaaaaaaaaaaaaaaaaaaaaaaaaaaaaaggttaggttaggttaggttaggttaggttaggttaggttaggttaggttaggttaggttaggttggggcttcggccccaccgttggcaggggcggcgggtccggcagcaatgccgggcaatggcttcggccaccgtcggcccgacccgtagcccagacgcaatgctgtctggaacgggggccgcctccgcattgagcggagggggccgcgaggaagaaaacctctgaaaaaatcaccgtaagcctaagtttgtggtgcccggcgaggggctgtatggTCTGACGCTCAGGCCGTTagggcaccccagggagctcaccctggtTAATAAAAGAGACCGCCAGCTGAGGCTCAGCTACTATGGATAAAGCGATCAAGAAAGTTAATACCCACGCCGGTAGCCAGGAAACTGGTGAATCCGGTCTAAGGTCCCCGATCGTATGTGGGGGGGACTGCGACCGCTTCGTGGGCTCACCGAGCTCCCGTGAACAAGGACTGGACAGGGTAGACTTCTACCCGGCGTTCAACGCCAAAACCGGATATGACACTCGCGCATCAACACCGTCTGCGCTTCCCGAAGCGCGGGTGGTGTTGGAGCGCCTATCCCCTGACGTGACCCCAGCACCAAGTGCTGAAGTTGCTGCCCCTGGGCCAAAAGCCCAGAGACGGCCAAGACGGAGCGGTCCTAGCCTCGTTTCATCTTCGGATGAAACGAGTAGTCTACGGACCGTCTGCTCCATGGAGAGCCTATCCTCCCTCCCAGAGGGCACACTGTGGCGCAAGCGCAAAACAGTTGTGCTCTCGGACCCGTCCTCTGACGAGGGGGACCGAGCTCCGGTTACGGAGCTCGGTTCACCCGTCATGAGGGCGCGGGCCAAGAGAGGTAGAGGTCGCCCTCCCACTACCGGAGAATACGTGGGTCTGGCCAAGGCCAAAGCGGAGCTCAACCGCGCCAGGCGGGAGGAGCTCCTGCTTGAGGCTGAAATGGCGGTGGCTGAGTCAGCCAAAAAAGTCTTCGGCCTACGAAGCTCCGGCACACTGCCGGAAACAGTGACGATGGTGGCAGGAGCTGATCCCGCCCCTACACCTGGTACAGAGACGGTCGCCGCTCTGTACCAGAAGGCGAAGGATGCTGCCGGCGTTATCGAAAACGTGGCTAGCAAGTCGGGCAGATTAAAGGGCACTTTCGTCCGTGCCCTAAGGGACTCCACCAGACTTATTATGGAGGTCCTGGACGTTCTCCGCTCCACGTCGGTGAGCGAGGAGACGCGCAATCTGCAGGCCGAGAACTCTCGCCTGCAGAAAGCGATCGACGACCAAAGGAAGGAGATGGAGACCCTTCGTCTGGAGATGCGCCAAGTGAGGGAATCGCTGGGCGCATCTCAAAGCATGAGACCGCCAGCGCCAGCGCCTGCACCGCCAATGGAGACCTCGCTCGTCTCCGAGAGCCCGCTCCCGGAGCCGGCCCCAAGGGCTGCAGGCGCCAAACCGGCAAAGAAGACGGACCCGCCGCTGCGCAAGAGCAGTAGAGCCACGTCCGATACCGACGGAGACCTTGCCGCGCAGATCATAAGCCAGGTGGGGTTTATGATCGATGCGAAGTTGGCAGGTCTAGAGGACAGGCTCCTGCCTCCAAAGACGTTGCGCCCCCCGTTAGCGGCGGACCGCAAAAACGCGCAGACCTATGCTGCTGCGGCTAGGACTCCCGCTGCCTCGGCGAGGACTCCCGCAGCAGTAACCAAGAAGGCGACTGCCACCGCAGCCGGCACCACACGTGCCACGCCGCTCGCGGCCTCTCAAGGCCCAGCCGCGGCTGCTAGTGGCCCTACCTCTGCCCCccccaagaagaagaagaagaggggcCCCAGGGGGAGGAAGAAGGGGAAGAAGGGAGGGAACGGCGGCCAAGTCGAGGCCCAACCCCTGCCTTCCGGGTCTGCCGGCGACGGCTGGACCACCGTCGGCAAAGGCCGAAAGAAGAAGGCGGCTCCCACACAACAGCGCCCAAAGGTGCCCAAGATGCGCACACCCCGCACAGCGGCGGTAGTGCTGCATCTACAACCGGCGGCAATGGAGGGGGGAACCACCTATGCGGATGTCCTGAGGACGGCCAAGGCCAAGGTGAATCTCCAGAGCCtggggataaccaacctcaggaTCCGCAAGGCGGTGACCGGCGCGAGAGTGTTGGAGCTCGCGGGCGCAACGAGCGCCGAGAAGGCCGACACCCTGGCTGAAAAGCTCAGGGAGTCGATGAGCGGGGACGTGGTGAAAGTCTCCAGGCCCATAAAACGCGCAGACATGCGCATTGTGGGCCTGGATGACTCCGTCTCCGTTCAAGAGGTGGTGGAGGCAGTGGCCACGGCCGGCGGATGTGCGACCGACGCCGTCAGGACCGGTGTCATTCGCGAAGGCGCGGGTGGCATGGGCTCCCTGATGGTGAGCTGCCCTGTAGCAGCTGCTAAAAGGGTAGCCAAGGGTCGCCTCCTTGTCGGCTGGACCTCT includes these proteins:
- the LOC126369091 gene encoding PHD finger protein rhinoceros-like encodes the protein MEHSKNNIAEVSELRGGGREGEKGEVEGEKKKRAPAQTFCGRKAGTKSAGHPAMQLGTTTPEALQGPGLGACASRLRKGTDEEGVDSGEPILSGKDRLLEVEKGRRLSVVVTRCDTPVTAKSASREEESMDSDDDSSCTSMVTVGSELSVGKRFLKRNRSDLEMEEDSGDSAGSPLEREAIRSKRGRGRPPSTGKYVGLAAARAAYNRELAESLRLVAEAEVADVARGAREARASLQPSPQPTTQEEEEQQTSAALTNVVRTSLETITMVATRSSQLKGTYVRALKDAVKGIQDAMSQIRARTMSDEVTRLEAANSQLRKEVADLRRDLQELRQRPAQQHPEPGLRQLLEEVSRANVEAFGTMLNARLAGIEDRLLPEPRRRPPLAADAKAARANPAPKEPAGAPVAPTSGSARPMAGPGAKPKPAKEAPTTSQASSAPPSSGKKGKSKKKSLAAQEAAEARRQPASTPEELPWTAVVGRKAKAKAKAAKVVKESPKVQPTARAKVRLRTPKTAAVTLTLMPGAEERGVTYASILMDAKQRVRLADLKIDSLRFRRTATGARMLEVGGEASAEKADSLASKLKEVLSPEAVRVARPVKRAEIRVTGLDDSADAFEVAEAIAKEGGCSSEAIKCGRMVVGPRGDGSLWVSCPVTAAKKVAGSGRVQVGWTSARARLLSPRPMRCFRCLEPGHMGVKCSCEFDRSRLCFRCGQPDHRARDCDAEPHCPVCETAGKPASHSIGGSGCISAANQPKNQAPERKSAPKTKGKRKAKKAKAKKAGVERMDTIQ
- the LOC126369092 gene encoding uncharacterized protein LOC126369092 codes for the protein MDKAIKKVNTHAGSQETGESGLRSPIVCGGDCDRFVGSPSSREQGLDRVDFYPAFNAKTGYDTRASTPSALPEARVVLERLSPDVTPAPSAEVAAPGPKAQRRPRRSGPSLVSSSDETSSLRTVCSMESLSSLPEGTLWRKRKTVVLSDPSSDEGDRAPVTELGSPVMRARAKRGRGRPPTTGEYVGLAKAKAELNRARREELLLEAEMAVAESAKKVFGLRSSGTLPETVTMVAGADPAPTPGTETVAALYQKAKDAAGVIENVASKSGRLKGTFVRALRDSTRLIMEVLDVLRSTSVSEETRNLQAENSRLQKAIDDQRKEMETLRLEMRQVRESLGASQSMRPPAPAPAPPMETSLVSESPLPEPAPRAAGAKPAKKTDPPLRKSSRATSDTDGDLAAQIISQVGFMIDAKLAGLEDRLLPPKTLRPPLAADRKNAQTYAAAARTPAASARTPAAVTKKATATAAGTTRATPLAASQGPAAAASGPTSAPPKKKKKRGPRGRKKGKKGGNGGQVEAQPLPSGSAGDGWTTVGKGRKKKAAPTQQRPKVPKMRTPRTAAVVLHLQPAAMEGGTTYADVLRTAKAKVNLQSLGITNLRIRKAVTGARVLELAGATSAEKADTLAEKLRESMSGDVVKVSRPIKRADMRIVGLDDSVSVQEVVEAVATAGGCATDAVRTGVIREGAGGMGSLMVSCPVAAAKRVAKGRLLVGWTSVQVRVLEPRPLRCFRCHETGHAHAMCESEGRGPSPLLSGEGCEEENL
- the LOC126369090 gene encoding uncharacterized protein LOC126369090, whose translation is MAALLTVVNPEALHPLAVESRDAIYRSSIQNKSVSLFWIKAHAGLEGNERADSLAKEAALKSKRKPDYDMYPVSFVKRFIRMDTLDEWNRRYSTGHTASTTKLFFPSAVEAYRTVRKLSITKELTQALTGHGGFSEYLTRFKCKDNPACACDPSVAENVSHLLLDCPIHGQDRFYVEQHTGLKMEAGNLEILISSKKYRDIFANYVIKIVRHVNNRNS